In bacterium, a genomic segment contains:
- the rsmI gene encoding 16S rRNA (cytidine(1402)-2'-O)-methyltransferase has product MAGTLYVVATPLGNLEDMTLRAVRILKEVALIAAEDTRHSRTLLAHFGIERPLTSYFDHVERERAPKLVERLRRGEDIALISDAGTPGIADPGYRLVRAAIDAGIRVVPIPGPSVVTAGLSVAGVPTDRFAFEGFVPAKATARRHFYEAVAREDRTVVCFESGRRLVESLADLAAAMPDRQVVIGREVTKLYEDFVRGPAAELAARAGDLVARGEVTLFIAPPAGETPTMTAEALRAEIARRRAAGLHLKEIARALAAESGWHARDVYRLGLERDGDD; this is encoded by the coding sequence ATGGCGGGCACGCTCTACGTGGTGGCCACGCCGCTCGGCAACCTCGAGGACATGACGCTGCGGGCGGTGCGGATCCTGAAGGAGGTGGCGCTGATCGCCGCCGAGGACACGCGCCACAGCCGCACGCTGCTGGCGCACTTCGGCATCGAGCGCCCGCTGACCAGCTACTTCGACCACGTCGAACGGGAGCGGGCGCCGAAGCTGGTCGAGCGCCTGCGGCGCGGCGAGGACATCGCGCTGATCTCGGACGCCGGCACGCCCGGCATCGCCGATCCGGGGTACCGCCTGGTGCGGGCAGCGATCGACGCCGGCATCCGCGTCGTGCCGATTCCGGGCCCGTCGGTGGTGACCGCCGGCCTCTCGGTCGCGGGCGTGCCGACCGACCGCTTCGCCTTCGAGGGCTTCGTGCCGGCGAAAGCGACGGCGCGGCGCCACTTCTACGAGGCGGTGGCGCGCGAGGATCGCACCGTGGTCTGCTTCGAATCCGGGCGCCGCCTCGTCGAATCGCTCGCCGACCTCGCGGCCGCGATGCCGGACCGCCAGGTGGTGATCGGCCGCGAGGTGACGAAGCTGTACGAGGATTTCGTCCGCGGCCCGGCGGCCGAGCTGGCGGCGCGCGCCGGCGACCTCGTCGCCCGCGGCGAGGTGACGCTGTTCATCGCGCCGCCGGCGGGCGAGACGCCGACGATGACGGCCGAGGCGCTGCGGGCCGAGATCGCGCGCCGCCGCGCCGCCGGTCTGCACCTGAAGGAGATCGCGCGCGCGCTCGCGGCCGAGAGCGGTTGGCACGCGCGCGACGTCTACCGGCTCGGGCTCGAGCGCGACGGCGACGACTGA
- a CDS encoding crotonase/enoyl-CoA hydratase family protein: MEFREIRYAVADRVLTLTLDRPDKLNAFTERMCGELIAAIDRADADDAVRAIVVTGAGRGFCAGADLSGGGGAFDYGGAAASTAVRRDGGGLVALRLFDCRKPLIAAINGAAVGVGATMTLPMDIRIASSAARFGFVFARRGIVPEACSSWFLPRVVGIGQALEWTYSGRVFDAAEALAGRLVSRVVPPDDLLPTAHALAREIAEHTSAVSIALTRAMMWRMLGAAHPMEAHRIDSRGVQWTGRNADAREGVTSFLDKRPPRFTLSPSTDMPDFYPWWEEPPFE; encoded by the coding sequence ATGGAGTTCCGCGAGATCCGCTACGCGGTCGCCGATCGCGTCCTGACCCTCACCCTCGACCGCCCCGACAAGCTCAACGCCTTCACCGAGCGCATGTGCGGCGAGCTGATCGCCGCCATCGACCGCGCCGACGCCGACGACGCGGTGCGGGCGATCGTCGTCACCGGCGCCGGGCGCGGCTTCTGCGCCGGCGCCGACCTGAGCGGCGGCGGCGGCGCCTTCGACTACGGCGGCGCCGCGGCATCGACGGCGGTGCGCCGCGACGGCGGCGGGCTGGTCGCCCTGCGCCTGTTCGACTGCCGCAAGCCGCTGATCGCCGCCATCAACGGCGCGGCGGTGGGCGTCGGCGCCACCATGACGCTGCCCATGGACATCCGCATCGCCTCGTCGGCGGCGCGCTTCGGCTTCGTGTTCGCCCGCCGCGGCATCGTCCCCGAGGCCTGCTCGAGCTGGTTCCTGCCGCGCGTGGTCGGCATCGGTCAGGCGCTGGAGTGGACGTACAGCGGCCGCGTGTTCGACGCCGCGGAGGCGCTGGCCGGCCGCCTGGTGAGCCGCGTCGTGCCGCCCGACGACCTGCTGCCCACCGCCCACGCGCTGGCGCGCGAGATCGCCGAGCACACCTCCGCGGTGTCGATCGCCCTGACCCGCGCCATGATGTGGCGCATGCTCGGCGCCGCCCACCCGATGGAGGCGCACCGCATCGACTCGCGCGGCGTCCAGTGGACCGGTCGCAACGCCGATGCCCGCGAGGGCGTCACCTCCTTCCTCGACAAGCGGCCACCGCGCTTCACCCTCAGCCCCAGCACCGACATGCCCGACTTCTATCCCTGGTGGGAGGAGCCGCCCTTCGAGTAG
- the rsmH gene encoding 16S rRNA (cytosine(1402)-N(4))-methyltransferase RsmH: protein MPAAGAPVHVPVLLRQVLDALAPRPGGRYVDATANGGGHLRAVLDACAPDGRVLGIDRDPEILTALAGRCAPAIDAGRLHLATGSFAALSRILAAHQFSPVDGILFDLGLSSFHLDASGRGFSYSRDEPLDMRFDPNDDASESAAEILASRDADELTAILRDYGEERFASRIARTIVARRREQPIATTGQLLAAIAQSLPPGARWRAARDAARVFQALRIAANDELEQIAEVLPQAAAALAPGGRVVVIAFHSLEDRMVKHFLRDQAAAGRLRLLHRKPIVADEAEIAANPRAASAKLRAAEKP, encoded by the coding sequence ATGCCCGCCGCCGGCGCGCCCGTCCACGTTCCGGTCCTCCTGCGGCAGGTGCTCGACGCCCTGGCGCCGCGCCCTGGCGGCCGCTACGTCGACGCCACCGCCAACGGCGGCGGCCACCTGCGCGCCGTGCTCGACGCCTGCGCGCCGGACGGCCGCGTGCTCGGCATCGACCGCGACCCCGAGATCCTCACCGCGCTCGCCGGCCGCTGCGCGCCGGCCATCGACGCCGGCCGCCTGCACCTCGCCACGGGCAGCTTCGCCGCCCTGAGCCGCATCCTCGCCGCGCACCAGTTCTCGCCGGTCGACGGCATCCTGTTCGACCTCGGCCTCAGCTCCTTCCACCTCGACGCCAGCGGCCGCGGCTTCTCCTACAGCCGCGACGAGCCGCTCGACATGCGCTTCGATCCCAACGACGACGCCAGCGAGAGCGCCGCCGAGATCCTCGCCAGCCGCGACGCCGACGAGTTGACGGCCATCCTGCGCGACTACGGCGAGGAGCGCTTCGCCTCGCGCATCGCGCGGACCATCGTCGCCCGCCGGCGCGAGCAGCCGATCGCCACCACCGGGCAGTTGCTGGCGGCGATCGCGCAGTCCCTCCCCCCGGGCGCGCGCTGGCGCGCCGCGCGCGACGCCGCCCGGGTCTTCCAGGCGCTGCGCATCGCCGCCAACGACGAGCTCGAGCAGATCGCCGAGGTGCTGCCACAGGCGGCCGCCGCGCTCGCCCCGGGCGGGCGCGTGGTGGTCATCGCCTTCCACTCGCTCGAGGATCGGATGGTGAAGCACTTCCTGCGCGACCAGGCCGCCGCCGGCCGCCTGCGCCTGTTGCACCGCAAACCGATCGTGGCCGACGAGGCCGAGATCGCCGCCAATCCGCGCGCCGCCAGCGCCAAGCTGCGGGCGGCGGAGAAGCCCTGA
- the glgA gene encoding glycogen synthase GlgA: MRLTFVTSEVRPFSQTGGLGDVSESLPAALAASGCTVTVVSPLYRSAAAAIAREGLAFHDVDGPPLRIGPVDHPLRFRLLERNGCQMAFVVHDGFYDRPALYVDEHGADYADNVARYALLCRAAIALGQVLEAPPALVHCNDWQTGLLPCYLRAGALPGTPSVFTIHNLGYQGHYPASEVLTAGLGWSWFHPEALEFHGGLNLMKGGLFFSDAITTVSPSYAEEIQTPSAGAGLDGVLRAHRHKLSGILNGIDVSRWNPAADPHLPAAFSADDLAGKTTCKRALQERSGLPVDPQAMLLAAIGRFDWQKGMPLICDAFHIVAPLRLQLVILGAGDPGIEAGVRALAAQYPRQVAATVGFDEGLAHLIEGGADAFLMPSAYEPCGLNQMYSQRYGTVPIVHATGGLRDTVVDYTPATAADGTASGFSFTPFDAAHLAESILRAWRLHTQQPQAWRRLMRAIMQLDHSWTRRAQEYLALYHRLLAR; encoded by the coding sequence GTGCGGCTCACCTTCGTGACTTCGGAGGTCCGGCCGTTCAGTCAGACCGGCGGACTCGGCGACGTCTCCGAGTCGCTGCCGGCGGCGCTCGCCGCCAGCGGCTGCACTGTGACGGTCGTCAGCCCGCTCTACCGCAGCGCCGCCGCCGCGATCGCCCGCGAGGGGCTCGCCTTCCATGACGTCGACGGGCCCCCGCTGCGCATCGGCCCGGTCGACCACCCGCTGCGCTTCCGCCTCCTCGAGCGCAATGGCTGCCAGATGGCGTTCGTCGTCCACGACGGCTTCTATGACCGGCCGGCGCTGTACGTGGACGAGCACGGCGCCGACTACGCCGACAACGTCGCCCGCTACGCCCTCCTCTGCCGCGCCGCCATCGCGCTCGGGCAGGTCCTCGAGGCGCCACCGGCGCTCGTCCACTGCAACGACTGGCAGACCGGCCTGTTGCCCTGCTACCTGCGCGCCGGCGCCCTGCCCGGCACGCCCTCGGTGTTCACCATCCACAACCTCGGCTACCAGGGCCACTACCCGGCGAGCGAGGTCCTGACCGCGGGCCTCGGCTGGAGCTGGTTCCACCCCGAGGCGCTCGAATTCCACGGCGGCCTCAACCTGATGAAGGGCGGCCTCTTCTTCTCCGACGCCATCACCACCGTCTCGCCCTCGTACGCCGAGGAGATCCAGACGCCATCGGCCGGCGCCGGTCTGGACGGCGTCCTGCGCGCCCACCGCCACAAGCTGTCCGGCATCCTCAACGGCATCGACGTCAGCCGCTGGAACCCCGCCGCCGATCCGCACCTGCCGGCGGCGTTCAGCGCCGACGACCTGGCCGGCAAGACGACCTGCAAGCGGGCGCTCCAGGAGCGCAGCGGCCTGCCGGTAGACCCGCAGGCGATGCTGCTCGCCGCCATCGGCCGCTTCGACTGGCAGAAGGGCATGCCGCTGATCTGCGACGCCTTCCACATCGTCGCGCCGCTGCGCCTGCAACTGGTGATCCTCGGCGCCGGCGACCCGGGCATCGAAGCCGGCGTGCGCGCCCTCGCCGCGCAGTATCCGCGTCAGGTCGCCGCCACCGTCGGCTTCGACGAAGGCCTCGCGCACCTCATCGAGGGCGGCGCGGACGCCTTCCTCATGCCGAGCGCCTACGAGCCCTGCGGCCTCAACCAGATGTACAGCCAGCGCTACGGCACGGTGCCGATCGTCCACGCCACCGGCGGGCTCAGGGACACGGTGGTCGACTACACCCCGGCGACGGCGGCCGACGGCACCGCCTCCGGCTTCTCGTTCACCCCCTTCGACGCCGCCCACCTCGCCGAGTCGATCCTGCGCGCCTGGCGCCTGCACACCCAGCAGCCGCAGGCCTGGCGGCGCCTGATGCGCGCCATCATGCAGCTCGACCACTCCTGGACGCGCCGCGCCCAGGAGTATCTGGCGCTCTACCACCGCCTGCTGGCGCGCTGA
- the glgC gene encoding glucose-1-phosphate adenylyltransferase, protein MIDVLVMILAGGRGERLYPLTRDRAKPAVPFGGRYRIIDFVLSNFINSGFFRVKVLSQYRSNSLLIHLARGFNFGSLAEHYVDPIPAAQGVGEMGWYIGTADAIYQNLSLVQDEMPQDVAVFGGDHIYKMDVRQMMDFHREHHAACTVAALPFDRQEAAGQFGIIEVDEQWRIVGFEEKPADPRPLPSDPTKALVSMGNYIFDTEVLEQVLHADHATPDSSHDFGKDVLPAMISRYPVYAYNFLDNTVPGEGERERGYWRDVGTIDSYFDANMDLRSVSPMLNLYNHAWPIRSVLLQYPPVKFVFDAAGRCGHAVDSIVANGAIISGGRVQDSVVFNNVFVHSFCDIAESILMQGSNIGRSARLRRVICDKYVTIEDGTVIGEDPEADAERFHISPGGVVVIPKGAIVPREGPIIQSSSLPPPGSIQPRIHEPGSVKITPETSEA, encoded by the coding sequence ATGATCGATGTCCTGGTGATGATCCTGGCGGGTGGGCGCGGCGAGCGGCTCTATCCCCTCACCCGCGACCGCGCCAAGCCGGCGGTGCCCTTCGGCGGCCGCTACCGCATCATCGACTTCGTCCTCAGCAACTTCATCAACAGCGGCTTCTTCCGCGTCAAGGTGCTGAGCCAGTACCGCAGCAATTCGCTGCTCATCCACCTGGCGCGCGGCTTCAACTTCGGCTCGCTGGCCGAGCACTACGTGGATCCGATCCCCGCCGCCCAGGGCGTCGGCGAGATGGGCTGGTACATCGGCACCGCCGACGCCATCTATCAGAACCTCAGCCTCGTCCAGGACGAGATGCCGCAGGACGTCGCCGTCTTCGGCGGCGACCACATCTACAAGATGGACGTCCGGCAGATGATGGACTTCCATCGCGAACACCACGCGGCCTGCACCGTCGCGGCGCTGCCCTTCGACCGCCAGGAGGCCGCCGGCCAGTTCGGCATCATCGAGGTGGACGAGCAGTGGCGGATCGTCGGCTTCGAGGAGAAGCCGGCCGACCCCAGGCCGCTCCCCAGCGACCCGACCAAGGCGCTGGTGTCGATGGGCAACTACATCTTCGACACCGAGGTGCTCGAGCAGGTCCTGCACGCGGATCACGCCACTCCCGACTCCTCGCACGACTTCGGCAAGGACGTGCTGCCGGCGATGATCAGCCGCTACCCGGTGTACGCCTACAACTTCCTCGACAACACCGTCCCCGGCGAGGGGGAGCGCGAGCGCGGCTACTGGCGCGACGTCGGCACCATCGATTCCTACTTCGACGCCAACATGGACCTGCGCAGCGTCTCGCCGATGCTCAACCTGTACAACCACGCCTGGCCGATCCGCTCCGTGCTCTTGCAGTACCCACCGGTGAAGTTCGTCTTCGATGCCGCCGGCCGCTGCGGACACGCGGTCGACAGCATCGTCGCCAACGGCGCTATCATCTCCGGCGGCCGGGTCCAGGACTCGGTGGTCTTCAACAACGTCTTCGTCCACAGCTTCTGCGACATCGCCGAGTCGATCCTGATGCAGGGCAGCAACATCGGCCGTAGCGCCCGCCTGCGGCGGGTGATCTGCGACAAGTACGTGACCATCGAGGACGGCACCGTCATCGGCGAGGACCCGGAGGCCGACGCGGAGCGCTTCCACATCAGCCCGGGCGGCGTCGTCGTCATCCCCAAGGGCGCGATCGTGCCGCGCGAGGGCCCGATCATCCAGAGCTCCTCGCTGCCGCCGCCCGGCAGCATCCAGCCGCGCATCCACGAGCCCGGCTCGGTGAAGATCACCCCAGAGACCTCCGAGGCATGA
- the sixA gene encoding phosphohistidine phosphatase SixA has translation MTVMLYLMRHGIAEDASRDGSDAERALTDEGIRKTTQVAEGLRALDLQLDAIISSPLRRAQETARIAAKVLAPDREVELTPLLAGGSAAAAIASGLRLPRRAAQVLLVGHQPGLGELASHLLTGSAHRIPLPFKKAGVAAIEVDGLPAKSAGILHWFAPPALLRAASQK, from the coding sequence ATGACCGTGATGCTCTACCTGATGCGGCACGGGATCGCCGAGGACGCGAGTCGCGACGGCAGCGATGCGGAACGCGCCCTCACCGACGAGGGGATCCGCAAGACGACCCAGGTCGCCGAGGGCCTGCGCGCGCTCGACCTGCAGCTCGACGCCATCATCTCCAGCCCGCTGCGGCGGGCCCAGGAAACGGCGCGGATCGCCGCCAAGGTCCTGGCGCCCGATCGCGAGGTCGAGCTGACGCCGCTGCTCGCCGGCGGCAGCGCGGCGGCGGCGATCGCCAGTGGCCTGCGCCTGCCGCGGCGCGCCGCCCAGGTCCTGCTCGTCGGCCACCAGCCGGGTCTCGGCGAGCTCGCCTCCCACCTCCTCACCGGCTCGGCCCATCGCATCCCGCTGCCGTTCAAGAAGGCGGGCGTGGCGGCCATCGAGGTGGACGGCCTGCCGGCGAAGTCGGCCGGCATCCTGCACTGGTTCGCGCCCCCCGCGCTGCTCCGCGCCGCGAGCCAGAAATAG
- a CDS encoding CHAD domain-containing protein has product MPTPAIPDEIEVKLEATSGDVLDAIAGVGALGDYRLRRRRVAALQTTYLDTPTLALARAGVAVRLRRHGRRWEATAKWPGRVRGTLHTRPELTVPLAAPPAAPFRLPDGPLQETLQPYLLGRPLQPVLVTNVERRLVDVLPTAGGASLAELALDRVQVCHPDGTPAAPEYWEVEIEQRAGAAADCVAVGRALRRRFHLVPSRATKFARGLDAVLPAGTAAAPPPPISAADTLASATRAIIATQLGRLRAAQPAARRGDDPEAVHEMRVAIRRLRTALRLGRAALPARQRAALGRELGWLGGVLGQVRDLDVQLATADWHRARLAATARGPLDGLRRALRRQRLEALAALQQTFASSRYTRLLLALERAAAAPRRPPGGAGAEPIASAGRRAIKRAARKLRRLGDAVGELPHADELHRLRIRAKRLRYALEALKPITGRDGRRLSKQLTRLQDVLGRFNDSIVAAATVRRYRDALPTPVPPATRAALTAIADAELRRAGAAQGQFHRAWKRFSEKGARRRLASLLETLAALTPPAAAPPAS; this is encoded by the coding sequence ATGCCAACCCCCGCCATCCCCGACGAGATCGAGGTCAAGCTCGAAGCGACCTCCGGCGACGTGCTGGACGCCATCGCCGGCGTCGGCGCGCTCGGCGACTATCGCCTGCGCCGCCGCCGGGTCGCGGCCCTGCAGACCACCTACCTCGACACGCCGACCCTGGCGCTGGCGCGCGCCGGCGTCGCCGTGCGACTGCGCCGCCACGGCCGCCGCTGGGAGGCGACCGCGAAATGGCCGGGCCGGGTCCGCGGCACCCTGCACACCCGACCGGAGCTGACGGTGCCGCTCGCCGCGCCGCCGGCGGCGCCGTTCCGCCTGCCGGACGGGCCGCTGCAGGAGACCCTGCAGCCCTACCTGCTCGGGCGGCCGCTGCAGCCGGTGCTGGTGACCAACGTCGAGCGCCGCCTTGTCGACGTGCTGCCGACAGCGGGCGGCGCATCGCTCGCCGAGCTGGCCCTCGACCGGGTGCAGGTCTGCCACCCCGACGGCACCCCGGCGGCGCCGGAGTACTGGGAGGTCGAGATCGAGCAGCGGGCCGGCGCGGCGGCCGACTGCGTCGCCGTCGGCCGCGCCCTCCGCCGCCGCTTCCACCTCGTGCCCTCGCGAGCGACCAAGTTCGCCCGCGGTCTGGACGCCGTGCTGCCGGCCGGCACCGCCGCCGCGCCACCGCCGCCGATCAGCGCCGCCGACACGCTGGCGAGCGCGACACGCGCCATCATCGCGACCCAACTCGGCCGCCTGCGCGCCGCCCAGCCGGCGGCGCGGCGCGGCGACGATCCCGAGGCCGTGCACGAGATGCGGGTCGCGATCCGCCGCCTGCGGACCGCGCTGCGCCTCGGCAGGGCCGCCCTGCCGGCGCGCCAGCGCGCGGCGCTCGGGCGCGAGCTCGGATGGCTCGGCGGCGTCCTCGGCCAGGTGCGCGACCTCGACGTGCAACTGGCGACCGCCGATTGGCACCGCGCCCGCCTCGCCGCGACGGCGCGCGGCCCGCTCGACGGGCTGCGGCGCGCCCTGCGCCGCCAGCGCCTGGAGGCCCTGGCCGCCCTGCAGCAGACGTTCGCCTCGAGCCGCTACACGCGCCTGCTGCTGGCGCTCGAGCGCGCCGCGGCAGCGCCCCGGCGCCCGCCCGGCGGCGCCGGCGCCGAACCGATCGCCAGCGCCGGACGGCGCGCGATCAAACGCGCCGCGCGCAAGCTGCGCCGGCTCGGCGATGCCGTCGGCGAGCTGCCGCACGCCGACGAGCTGCACCGCCTGCGCATCCGCGCCAAGCGCCTGCGCTACGCGCTCGAAGCGCTCAAGCCGATCACCGGACGCGACGGGCGCCGGCTCAGCAAGCAGCTCACCCGCCTGCAGGACGTCCTCGGCCGCTTCAACGATTCGATCGTCGCCGCCGCCACCGTGCGCCGCTACCGCGACGCCCTGCCGACGCCCGTGCCACCGGCAACCCGCGCCGCGCTGACCGCGATCGCCGACGCCGAGCTGCGCCGCGCCGGCGCCGCCCAGGGGCAATTCCACCGCGCCTGGAAGCGGTTCAGCGAGAAGGGCGCCCGCCGCCGCCTCGCCAGCCTGCTCGAAACGCTCGCGGCGCTCACCCCGCCGGCCGCCGCGCCGCCGGCCTCGTAG
- a CDS encoding Ppx/GppA family phosphatase, with amino-acid sequence MRIAAVDVGSNSIHMVVAQVEADGRFRVLDRAKDMVRLGRRTLSKGKLSAEAIEAGVRTLAGFRTLAERQGVSRITAVATSAVREAANGGDFIERVESDVGLRVKVIPGREEARLIYLGVRHAIDLSDKPTLIVDIGGGSVEFILTEKEEAVALESHKIGVARLSERFLANDPPDAEEIDALEAFLADQLDPMLSEFRAHKVRRVVGTSGTMLNLIALAGHQRGEAPELHLNNFAVAATEIAKVRRQLCRLGRDERLKLKGLDGKRVDLIVAGAVLTDFVLQRIGAKQLVACTWALREGVLLDFIARHRKHIEENERYSTPRGRSVARLARHLGETSEHGPRIARLALRLFDQLESLLRVDHGMRELLEYAALLHDVGHHIDHANHHRHSYYLITNGELFGFSREELEIMGLVARYHRKGVPKASDAEFRRLPQRARHAVRALSGVLRIADGLDRTHYGVVRDIAVSRRGTRLTLTATTSGDAQLELWEAKQRSGLLQDVLGLEVEVRSAT; translated from the coding sequence ATGCGAATCGCGGCCGTCGACGTCGGGAGCAACTCCATCCACATGGTCGTGGCGCAGGTGGAGGCGGATGGCCGCTTCCGCGTCCTCGATCGCGCCAAGGACATGGTTCGCCTCGGACGCCGGACGCTGAGCAAGGGGAAGCTGTCCGCGGAAGCGATCGAAGCGGGCGTCCGCACCCTCGCCGGTTTCCGCACCCTCGCCGAGCGCCAGGGCGTGTCGCGGATCACCGCGGTGGCGACCAGCGCCGTCCGCGAAGCCGCCAACGGCGGCGATTTCATCGAGCGCGTCGAATCCGACGTCGGCCTGCGCGTCAAGGTGATCCCCGGCCGCGAGGAGGCGCGCCTCATCTATCTCGGGGTCCGGCATGCCATCGACCTCAGCGACAAGCCGACGCTGATCGTCGACATCGGCGGCGGCAGCGTCGAGTTCATCCTCACCGAGAAAGAGGAGGCGGTGGCGCTCGAAAGCCACAAGATCGGCGTCGCGCGCCTGAGCGAGCGCTTCCTCGCCAACGATCCACCCGACGCCGAGGAGATCGACGCCCTCGAGGCGTTTCTCGCCGACCAGCTCGACCCGATGTTGAGCGAGTTCCGCGCCCACAAGGTGCGGCGCGTGGTCGGCACGTCCGGCACCATGCTCAACCTCATCGCCCTCGCCGGCCACCAGCGCGGCGAAGCCCCCGAGCTCCACCTCAACAACTTCGCCGTCGCCGCGACCGAGATCGCCAAGGTGCGCCGCCAGCTCTGCCGGCTCGGACGCGACGAGCGGCTGAAGCTGAAGGGGCTGGACGGCAAACGCGTCGACCTCATCGTCGCCGGCGCCGTGCTGACCGACTTCGTGCTGCAGCGCATCGGCGCCAAGCAACTCGTCGCCTGCACCTGGGCGTTGCGCGAGGGCGTGCTGCTCGACTTCATCGCCCGGCACCGCAAGCACATCGAGGAGAACGAGCGCTACAGCACGCCGCGCGGCCGCAGCGTCGCCCGCCTGGCGCGCCATCTCGGCGAGACCAGCGAGCACGGGCCACGCATCGCGCGCCTGGCGCTGCGGCTCTTCGACCAGCTCGAGAGCCTGCTGCGCGTCGACCACGGCATGCGCGAGCTGCTCGAGTACGCGGCCCTGCTGCACGACGTCGGCCACCACATCGACCACGCCAACCACCACCGGCATTCGTACTACCTGATCACCAACGGCGAGCTGTTCGGCTTCTCGCGCGAGGAGCTGGAGATCATGGGCCTGGTGGCGCGCTACCACCGCAAGGGCGTACCGAAGGCATCGGACGCCGAGTTCCGGCGCCTGCCGCAGCGCGCCCGGCACGCGGTGCGCGCCCTGAGCGGCGTGCTGCGCATCGCCGACGGCCTCGATCGCACCCACTACGGCGTCGTGCGCGACATCGCGGTCAGCCGGCGCGGCACCCGCCTGACGCTCACCGCCACCACGTCCGGCGACGCCCAGCTCGAGCTGTGGGAGGCGAAGCAGCGCAGCGGCCTCCTGCAGGACGTGCTCGGGCTCGAGGTCGAGGTGCGCTCCGCCACCTGA
- a CDS encoding LPXTG cell wall anchor domain-containing protein, which yields MTDDSGTLLYVMVGLLVVVGAIVSLTGRR from the coding sequence ATGACCGATGACAGCGGCACCCTGCTCTACGTGATGGTCGGCCTGCTGGTCGTGGTCGGCGCGATCGTCTCGCTCACCGGCCGCCGTTGA